From the Quercus lobata isolate SW786 chromosome 6, ValleyOak3.0 Primary Assembly, whole genome shotgun sequence genome, one window contains:
- the LOC115950749 gene encoding serine/threonine-protein kinase phg2-like isoform X1, with the protein MPKGGGTMLQDVIDSPDQLPLDEISSPISAQIFDICDPELFPDTLPNSEVTSSSNCCYEENSYATNIPLPQDINTKYNGYQDNNGNPNTTSNPAPATTSTSTTTTATNTNTTTNNSSNLSIIFDSQEEIDNDISASIDFTPSPSFSVPPFLANQQDQFDFSSVQPQIPLSESIVEGLSQYPAEPVASLMGAPLSSVFEEDCMSSVPSYVPLNPPSSSCSFLGPSLGTYMSAGALNAAALSADNSGIFVGSILMGSELQPQELDYQGETGGLYCPDSMQRVFNTGDLQALSTESQQLMGKAGSSTPLASEISSLEDTTFKVGKLSVEQRKEKIHRYMKKRNERNFSKKIKYACRKTLADSRPRVRGRFAKNDDFGEAHRPACSNHEEDDDGEVVVKEEEDMVDSSDIFAHISGVNSFKCNYPIQSWI; encoded by the exons atgCCTAAAGGTGGTGGTACCATGTTGCAGGACGTGATTGACTCACCGGATCAGCTTCCCCTT GATGAAATTTCAAGCCCAATCAGTGCTCAAATTTTCGACATTTGTGACCCAGAACTCTTCCCTGATACCTTACCGAATTCTGAGGTCACTTCTAGCTCAAACTGTTGCTATGAAGAGAATTCCTATGCCACAAATATTCCGTTACCTCAAGATATAAACACTAAGTACAATGGTTACCAAGATAACAATGGCAATCCTAATACAACCTCCAACCCTGCCCCCGCAACCACCAGCACCAGCACTACCACCACTGCCACCAACACtaacaccaccaccaacaataGTAGCAATCTGTCAATAATATTTGATTCCCAGGAAGAAATTGATAATGACATCTCTGCTTCCATAGACTTCACTCCTTCCCCTTCTTTTTCTGTCCCACCATTTCTTGCCAACCAACAAGACCAATTTGATTTCTCTTCAGTGCAGCCTCAAATTCCTTTATCAGAGTCTATTGTTGAGGGTCTCTCACAGTACCCTGCGGAGCCAGTTGCATCTCTTATGGGGGCTCCCTTATCATCTGTTTTTGAAGAGGATTGTATGTCTTCTGTGCCCTCTTATGTGCCTTTGaatcctccatcttcttcttgcTCTTTTCTCGGCCCTTCCTTGGGTACATACATGTCTGCTGGGGCCTTGAATGCTGCTGCATTATCTGCCGACAATTCTGGGATTTTTGTTGGAAGCATTCTTATGGGTTCTGAACTGCAACCTCAAGAATTGGATTATCAGGGAGAAACTGGAGGACTTTACTGTCCAGATTCTATGCAAAGGGTATTCAACACTGGAGACCTTCAG GCACTTAGTACAGAGAGTCAGCAACTGATGGGCAAGGCTGGGAGTTCTACTCCATTAGCATCAGAAATTTCAAGTTTGGAAGACACAACTTTCAAAGTAGGAAAACTCTCTGTGGAACAAAGGAAAGAGAAGATCCATAGGTATATGAAGAAGAGGAATGAGAGGAACTTCAGCAAGAAAATAAAG TATGCCTGCCGCAAAACACTAGCAGACAGCAGACCTCGAGTCAGAGGAAGATTTGCAAAGAATGATGACTTTGGAGAGGCACATAGGCCTGCTTGTAGCAATCATGAAGAGGATGATGATGGTGAA GTAGTtgtgaaagaagaagaggatatGGTGGATTCATCAGATATCTTTGCTCATATTAGTGGAGTGAACTCCTTTAAATGCAACTATCCAATTCAATCCTGGATATGA
- the LOC115950749 gene encoding serine/threonine-protein kinase phg2-like isoform X2, with protein MKNDASILLKVKDEISSPISAQIFDICDPELFPDTLPNSEVTSSSNCCYEENSYATNIPLPQDINTKYNGYQDNNGNPNTTSNPAPATTSTSTTTTATNTNTTTNNSSNLSIIFDSQEEIDNDISASIDFTPSPSFSVPPFLANQQDQFDFSSVQPQIPLSESIVEGLSQYPAEPVASLMGAPLSSVFEEDCMSSVPSYVPLNPPSSSCSFLGPSLGTYMSAGALNAAALSADNSGIFVGSILMGSELQPQELDYQGETGGLYCPDSMQRVFNTGDLQALSTESQQLMGKAGSSTPLASEISSLEDTTFKVGKLSVEQRKEKIHRYMKKRNERNFSKKIKYACRKTLADSRPRVRGRFAKNDDFGEAHRPACSNHEEDDDGEVVVKEEEDMVDSSDIFAHISGVNSFKCNYPIQSWI; from the exons ATGAAGAATGATGCATCTATTTTGCTTAAAGTTAAG GATGAAATTTCAAGCCCAATCAGTGCTCAAATTTTCGACATTTGTGACCCAGAACTCTTCCCTGATACCTTACCGAATTCTGAGGTCACTTCTAGCTCAAACTGTTGCTATGAAGAGAATTCCTATGCCACAAATATTCCGTTACCTCAAGATATAAACACTAAGTACAATGGTTACCAAGATAACAATGGCAATCCTAATACAACCTCCAACCCTGCCCCCGCAACCACCAGCACCAGCACTACCACCACTGCCACCAACACtaacaccaccaccaacaataGTAGCAATCTGTCAATAATATTTGATTCCCAGGAAGAAATTGATAATGACATCTCTGCTTCCATAGACTTCACTCCTTCCCCTTCTTTTTCTGTCCCACCATTTCTTGCCAACCAACAAGACCAATTTGATTTCTCTTCAGTGCAGCCTCAAATTCCTTTATCAGAGTCTATTGTTGAGGGTCTCTCACAGTACCCTGCGGAGCCAGTTGCATCTCTTATGGGGGCTCCCTTATCATCTGTTTTTGAAGAGGATTGTATGTCTTCTGTGCCCTCTTATGTGCCTTTGaatcctccatcttcttcttgcTCTTTTCTCGGCCCTTCCTTGGGTACATACATGTCTGCTGGGGCCTTGAATGCTGCTGCATTATCTGCCGACAATTCTGGGATTTTTGTTGGAAGCATTCTTATGGGTTCTGAACTGCAACCTCAAGAATTGGATTATCAGGGAGAAACTGGAGGACTTTACTGTCCAGATTCTATGCAAAGGGTATTCAACACTGGAGACCTTCAG GCACTTAGTACAGAGAGTCAGCAACTGATGGGCAAGGCTGGGAGTTCTACTCCATTAGCATCAGAAATTTCAAGTTTGGAAGACACAACTTTCAAAGTAGGAAAACTCTCTGTGGAACAAAGGAAAGAGAAGATCCATAGGTATATGAAGAAGAGGAATGAGAGGAACTTCAGCAAGAAAATAAAG TATGCCTGCCGCAAAACACTAGCAGACAGCAGACCTCGAGTCAGAGGAAGATTTGCAAAGAATGATGACTTTGGAGAGGCACATAGGCCTGCTTGTAGCAATCATGAAGAGGATGATGATGGTGAA GTAGTtgtgaaagaagaagaggatatGGTGGATTCATCAGATATCTTTGCTCATATTAGTGGAGTGAACTCCTTTAAATGCAACTATCCAATTCAATCCTGGATATGA